A section of the Scleropages formosus chromosome 16, fSclFor1.1, whole genome shotgun sequence genome encodes:
- the LOC108934720 gene encoding mucin-2-like, with protein sequence MKEVRDRLGVRKMHTTPLHPQSDSLESTGCTPALLMFRCEVRTPVDLAFGSTPEPESTSDPQNFELEQAATGELSFIFLLSGSSGCPSHQLATSLSTYHNNHSSHYFNHCIDNNNCSSHYYNPSISPNDCLSNYYNPSIYHNNFSSNYYNRTYHNHSSHNFNGSIDNNNCSSHYYNRSIDHNSCLSNYYNRTYHNHFSHYFNRSINCNNCSSNYYDPTISPNDCLSNYYNPSIYHNNFSSNYYNPSPTTTTVASTTTTALPTTTTQPSPTTTTASPTPTTEATSRTTALPTTTTQPSPTTTPSPTTTTEASTTTTTPLTTATEAPTTTTPPTTSTEASTTTTALPTTTTEATSTTTTASPTTTTVASTTTTALPTTTTQPSPTTTTASPTPTTQASSTTTSPPTTTTVVSTTTPLTTTTEAPTTTTTPPTTSTEASTTTTALPTTTTQPSPTTTTASPTPTTQGSNTTISPPTTTTVASTTTPLTTRTEAPTTTTPPTTSTEASTATTALPTTTTQASPTTPASPTPTTQASTTTSTPPTTTTVASTTTTALPTTTTQPSPTTTPSPTTTTEASTTTTTPLTTATEAPTTTTPPTTSTEASTTTTALPTTTTEATSTTTTASPTIDNKNCSSHHYNQPSPTTTTASPTPTTQASITTTSPPTTTTVASTTTPLTTATEAPTTTTPPTTSTEASTATTALPTTTTEATSTTTTASPTTTTQASNTTISPPTTTTVASTTTPLTTRTEAPTTTTPPTTSTEASTATTALPTTTTQPSPTTTASPTTTTQASTTTTTPPTTSTVASTTTTALPTTSTLASTTTPASPTTTTVTSTTTALPTTTTEATSTTATASPTTTTVTSTTTTVPPTTTTQASPTTPASPTPTTQASTTTSTPPTTTTVASTTTTALPTTTTQPSPTTTTASPTPTTQASNTTISPPTTTTVASTTTPLTTRTEAPTTTTPPTTSTKASTATTALPTTTTQPSPTTTASPTTTTQASTTRTTPPTTSTVASTTRTALPTTTTQPSPTTTTASPAPTTQASITTTSPPTTTTVASTTTPLTTTTEAPTTTTPPTTSTEASTTTTALPTTTTERCIDKHNWSSHYYNPTISHNYCLSNYYNRNIDNNNCFSHFYNPTVSHNYYSLSNIYHNNDCLPNYFNCSIDNYSSHYFNRNKNHNNYSSHYFNRKNNQNSFSSHYVNQNNKHNNFLSDDHNRNNNHNFSSHYFIRKYNHSNYSSHYFNRNNNNYSSHYFNRKNNQNSFSSHYNHHNNYSSHYFNRNDNSFSSHYVNQNNKHNFLSDDHNQNNSHNNYSSHYFNRNINHKSFSSQYFNRNNNHNYYSSHYFSRKNNQNSFSSHYVNQNNKHNNFLSDDHNRNNNHNNFSSYYFNRKNNHNSFSSHYVNQNNKHNNFHSDDHNRNNNHNKYSSHYFSGDYHNSCPFLYYDYY encoded by the exons CACCtaccacaacaaccactcctcccactacttCAACCATTgcatcgacaacaacaactgctcttcccactactacaacccaagcaTCTCCCCCAacgactgcctctccaactactacaacccaagcaTCTACCACAACAACTTctcctccaactactacaacc GCACCTACCACAACCACTCCTCCCACAACTTCAACGGAAgcatcgacaacaacaactgctcttcccactactacaaccgtaGCATCGACCACAACTcctgcctctccaactactacaacc GCACCTACCACAACCACTTCTCCCACTACTTCAACCGAAGCATCAActgcaacaactgctcttccaacTACTACGACCCAACCATCTCCCCCAacgactgcctctccaactactacaacccaagcaTCTACCACAACAACTTctcctccaactactacaacc cctctccaactactacaaccgtagcatcgacaacaacaactgctcttcccactactacaacccaaccaTCTCCCACAACTACTACAGCCTCTCCAACTCCCACAAccgaagcaacttccagaacaactgctcttccaactactacaacccaaccaTCTCCCACAACGACTCCCTCTCCAACTACCACAACCGAAGCATCAACCACAACAACGACTCCTCTCACTACAGCAACTGAGGCACCTACCacaaccactcctcccactacttCAACCGAAGCATCAAccacaacaactgctcttcccactactactaCCGAggcaacttccacaacaacgactgcctctccaactactacaaccgtagcatcgacaacaacaactgctcttcccactactacaacccaaccaTCTCCCACAACTACTACAGCCTCTCCAACTCCTACAACCCAAGCATCTTCCACAACAACTTctcctccaactactacaaccgtaGTATCAACAACTACTCCTCTCACTACAACAACTGAAGCACCtaccacaacaaccactcctcccactacttCAACCGAAGCATCAAccacaacaactgctcttcccacaaCTACAACCCAACCATCTCCCACAACTACTACAGCCTCTCCAACTCCTACAACCCAAGGATCTAACACAACAATTTctcctccaactactacaactgTTGCATCGACAACTACTCCTCTCACTACAAGAACTGAGGCACCTACCacaaccactcctcccactacttCAACCGAAGCATCAActgcaacaactgctcttcccactactacaacccaagcaTCTCCCACAACTCCTGCCTCTCCAACTCCTACAACCCAAGCATCTACAACAACAAGCACTCCtcccactactacaaccgtagcatcgacaacaacaactgctcttcccactactacaacccaaccaTCTCCCACAACGACTCCCTCTCCAACTACCACAACTGAAGCATCAACCACAACAACTACTCCTCTCACTACAGCAACTGAGGCACCTACCacaaccactcctcccactacttCAACCGAAGCATCAAccacaacaactgctcttcccactactacaaccgaggcaacttccacaacaacgactgcctctccaac CATCGACAACAAGAACTGCTCTTCCCACCACTACAACCAACCATCTCCGACAACTACTACAGCCTCTCCAACTCCTACAACCCAAGCATCTATCACAACAACTTctcctccaactactacaactgTTGCATCGACAACTACTCCTCTCACTACAGCAACTGAGGCACCTACCacaaccactcctcccactacttCAACCGAAGCATCAActgcaacaa ctgctcttcccactactactaCCGAggcaacttccacaacaacgactgcctctccaactactacaacccaagcaTCTAACACAACAATTTctcctccaactactacaactgTTGCATCGACAACTACTCCTCTCACTACAAGAACTGAGGCACCTACCacaaccactcctcccactacttCAACCGAAGCATCAActgcaacaactgctcttccaacGACTACGACCCAACCATCTCCCACAACGACTGCttctccaactactacaacccaagcatctaccacaacaaccactcctcCGACTACTTCAACGGTAgcatcgacaacaacaactgctcttcccactacttCAACCTTAGCATCGACCACAACTcctgcctctccaactactacaaccgtaACATcgacaacaactgctcttcccactactacaaccgaggcaacttccacaacagcgactgcctctccaactaccACAACCGTAAcatcgacaacaacaactgttcctcccactactacaacccaagcaTCTCCCACAACTCCTGCCTCTCCAACTCCTACAACCCAAGCATCTACAACAACAAGCACTCCtcccactactacaaccgtagcatcgacaacaacaactgctcttcccactactacaacccaaccaTCTCCCACAACTACTACAGCCTCTCCAACTCCTACAACCCAAGCATCTAACACAACAATTTctcctccaactactacaactgTTGCATCGACAACTACTCCTCTCACTACAAGAACTGAGGCACCTACCacaaccactcctcccactacttCAACCAAAGCATCAActgcaacaactgctcttccaacGACTACGACCCAACCATCTCCCACAacgactgcctctccaactactacaacccaagcaTCTACCACAAGAACCACTCCTCCGACTACTTCAACGGTAGCATCGACAACAAGAACTGCTCTTCCCACCACTACAACTCAACCATCTCCGACAACTACTACAGCCTCTCCAGCTCCTACAACCCAAGCATCTATCACAACAACTTctcctccaactactacaactgTTGCATCGACAACTACTCCTCTCACTACAACAACTGAG GCACCTACCacaaccactcctcccactacttCAACGGAAgcatcgacaacaacaactgctcttcccactactactaCCGAg CGTTGCATCGACAAACACAACTGGTCAtcccactactacaacccaaccaTCTCCCACAACTATTGtctctccaactactacaaccgtaacatcgacaacaacaactgctTTTCCCACTTCTACAACCCAACCGTCTCCCACAACTACTACAGCCTCTCCAA CATCTACCACAACAACGACTGCCTCCCCAACTACTTCAACTGTAGCATCGACAACTACTCCTCCCACTACTTCAACCGAAACAAGAACCACAACAACTACTCCTCCCACTACTTCAACCGAAAGAACAACCAGAACAGCTTCTCCTCCCACTACGTCAACCAAAACAACAAGCACAACAACTTCCTCTCCGACGACCACAACCGAAACAACAATCACAACTTCTCCTCCCACTACTTCATCCGAAAATACAATCACAGCAACTATTCCTCCCACTACTTCAAtcgaaacaacaacaactactcCTCCCACTACTTCAACCGAAAGAACAACCAGAACAGCTTCTCCTCCCACTAC AACCACCACAACAACTATTCCTCCCACTACTTCAACCGAAACGACAACAGCTTCTCCTCCCACTACGTCAACCAAAACAACAAGCACAACTTCCTCTCTGACGAccacaaccaaaacaacagTCACAACAACTACTCCTCCCACTACTTCAACCGAAACATCAACCACAAGAGCTTCTCCTCCCAGTACTTCAACCGAAACAACAATCACAACTACTACTCCTCCCACTACTTCAGCCGAAAGAACAACCAGAACAGCTTCTCCTCCCACTACGTCAACCAAAACAACAAGCACAACAACTTCCTCTCCGACGACCACAACCGAAACAACAATCACAACAACTTCTCCTCCTACTACTTCAACcgaaagaacaaccacaacagcTTCTCCTCCCACTACGTCAACCAAAACAACAAGCACAACAACttccactccgacgaccacaaCCGAAACAACAATCACAACAAATACTCCTCCCACTACTTCTCTGGTGACTACCACAACAGCTGTCCCTTCCTCTACTATGACTACTACTAA